The Aeromonas veronii genome includes the window CGAAGAGAAGCTCGCCACCGTCCTGCTCAATCGCACCACGAGGCGGGTCAGCCTGACGGAGGAGGGGAGCTGGTTCTATCAGCGGGCGGTGCGGATCCTGACCGAAATGAGCGAGGCGGAGGGGCATCTGCTGATGCGCCGGGAGCAGCCGGAAGGGGTGCTGCGGGTCGATGCCGCCACCCCCTTCATCCTGCACCGGCTGGTGCCCCTCATCGGCGAGTTCCGTCGCCGCTACCCCGGCATCGAGCTGCAACTGCACAGCTCCGAGGGTTTCATCAACCTGATGGAGCGGCGGGTGGACATGGCCATCCGCATCGGCGAGCTGACGGACTCCTCCCTGCGGGCCTTGCCGCTCGGTCGCTCCCGGCTGCGGTTGCTGGCGTCCCCGGCCTATCTGGCTGCGCGGGGCACGCCGCGCCAGCCGGCGGATCTGCTGGCTGGCCACGAGCTGCTCGGCTTTTTGCACCCCGATCACCTCAACCACTGGCCGCTGCTGAGCAGCGAACAAGGGGACAGATTCGCCATCACCCCGACGCTTAGGGCCAGCAGCGGCGAGACCTTGCGTCAGCTGGCGCTGGCGGATCAGGGGATCGTCTGCCTGTCGGATTTCATGACTGGGCCGGACAGGGCGAGCGGCGCCCTGGTGGAGGTGCTGGCTCGCAGCAACAGCGGCGCGTCCCGCCCCATCCATGCGGTGTTTTACTCCGATGCCCAGCGGGATATCCGGCTGCGGGTCTGGCTCGACTTCCTGAAGGAGCGACTCGGCGCCAATGAGCTGTGATGGGCCGGTTTTGACAGCGTATTTGTGCTGTTTTTATGGCTTTAAAAGCATAAACAAGAGGCCGACATCGCTGTCGGCCTCTTTTTCATCTCACGAAAGGACAGGTCGCCCTATCAATCCTCTTCCGCCCAGCGGCGGGAACGCTCCACGGCCTTCTTCCAGCCGTTGTAGCGTTTGGCGCGATCGTCCCGGTCCATCTGCGGGATGAACTCGCGATCCACGCTGAACTTGTCTTCCAGCTCTTCCGAGCTCTTCCAGAAGCCGACCGCGAGGCCCGCGAGGAAGGCCGCGCCCATGGCGGTGGTCTCGATGCGGGTCGGGCGCACCACTGGGGTGTGCATCATGTCGGCCTGGAACTGCATCAGGAAGTCGTTGGCGACGGCGCCGCCATCCACTTTCAGGGATGCCAGCTTGATGCCGGAGTCCTGCTGCATGGCGTCCAGCACGTCACGGCTCTGGTAGGCGATGGATTCGAGCGCCGCGCGGATGATGTGGTTGCGGTTCGCACCCCGGGTCAGGCCGACCATGGTGCCGCGAGCGTAGGGATCCCAGTAGGGGGCGCCCAGGCCCACGAAGGCCGGTACCAGGTAGACGCCGTTGGTGTCCCCCACCTTGGAGGCGAAGTAGTCGGTGTCGCGGGCATCGTGGATGATCTTGAGTTCATCACGCAGCCACTGGATGGTGGCGCCGCCCATGAACACGGCACCCTCGAGGGCATAATTCACTTCCCCTTTCGGGCCGATGGCGACCGTGGTCAGCAGGCCGTTGCTGGAGCGAACCGGCTCGGTGCCGGTGTTCATCAGCATGAAGCAGCCGGTGCCGTAGGTGTTCTTGGCCATGCCTTTCTCGAAGCAGAGCTGGCCGAACAGGGCGGACTGCTGGTCACCGGCGATGCCGGCGATGGGGATGCGGGCGCCGCCGCCACGGGTGGTGTAGCCATAGATCTCGGAAGAGGGTTTCACTTCCGGCAGCATGGACATGGGGATGCCGAGCTCGTCCAGCATGCGCTCATCCCACTTCAGCTCGCGGATGTTGTAGAGCATGGTGCGCGATGCGTTGGTCGGATCGGTGACATGCACCTCGCCGTTGGTCATCTTCCACACCAGCCAGGTGTCGATGGTGCCGAACAGCAGTTCGCCGTTCATCGCCTTTTCGCGGGCCCCTTCCACGTTGTCCAGAATCCACTTCACCTTGGTGCCGGAGAAGTAGGCATCCAGCACCAGGCCGGTATTCTCGCGCACATACTCTTCCAGGCCGCGGGCTTTGAGCTCCTCGCAGATGGCGGCGGTGCGGCGGCACTGCCAGACGATGGCGTTGTAGATGGGCTTGCCGGTGGCCTTTTCCCACACCACGGTGGTTTCACGCTGGTTGGTGATGCCGATGGCGGCGATCTGCTCGCTGTGCAGGCCGCTCTTGGCCAGCACCTCGGTGAAGACGGAAGACTGGGTGGCCCAGATCTCCATGGGGTCGTGCTCGACCCAGCCCGCCTTCGGGTAGTGCTGGGTGAATTCGCGCTGGGAGGTCGCGACTATGTTGGCGTCCTGGTCAAACACGATGGCGCGGGACGAGGTGGTGCCTTGATCCAGGGCGACGACATATTTCTTTTCAGCAGACATGATGTTCTCCACGTTTTTATTTTCCACGTTGTTACACGCAGGGGAGGGCCGCTCTTACGCGGCGGCCTCTTCTTTATTGGACAGCTTGGCGGCCTCTTCGGCGGCGGCAACACGGTTGCCCGGCACGCAGGGAGCCAGCACTTTCACATAGAGGGCGGTACCAATCTGGGCGCCGACGATGGGGCCGAGGATGGGGACCCAGAAGTAGGGGTTGTCACGACCACCGGTCAGGGCCACGTCACCCCAGCCGGCGAAGAAGGCGAACAGCTTGGGACCAAAATCACGGGCCGGGTTCATGGCAAAGCCGGTCAGGGGGCCGAGGGAGGCGCCGATCACCGCGATCAGGATACCGATCAGCAGGGCGGCGGCGAAGCCCTTGGGGGCACCGTTGTTGTTGTCACCGAGCGCCATGATGCCCAGCATCAGCACGGCGGTGATCACCAGTTCCACCGCAAAGGCCTGCATGTTGGAGAGCAGGGCATTGGGGTAGGTGGAGAAGATGCCGGCGGTGCCGAGGCTCTCGACGCTGCCACGCACCACGTTGTGGGTCAGTTCCCACTGGGTGAAAAGGTTATCATACAGGAAGTAGACCAGGGCGGCGGAGGCGAAGGCACCCGCTATCTGGGCGATGATGAAGGGCACCACCTTGCGCTTGTCAAAACCGGCGAAGGTCATCAGTGCCAGGGTCACGGCCGGGTTCAGGTGGGCACCTGAAATGCCGCCGGTGACATAGATGGCGATGGCAACGCCCAGGCCCCAGGTAATGGAGATTTCCCATTGCCCGAAGTTGGCGCCAGCCAGCACCATGGCAGCCACACAACCGACGCCGAAGAAGATCAGCAGGCCGGTTCCGATAAACTCGGCGATGCACTCGCCAAGCAGGGTATTGGGTCTTTGTATGCTCATACCTTTCATTCCTTATATCCACCCAGAGTAGGTTTGATGTTCCGTTTCGTTATCTTTTCGTCCTAGTTATT containing:
- the glpK gene encoding glycerol kinase GlpK, translated to MSAEKKYVVALDQGTTSSRAIVFDQDANIVATSQREFTQHYPKAGWVEHDPMEIWATQSSVFTEVLAKSGLHSEQIAAIGITNQRETTVVWEKATGKPIYNAIVWQCRRTAAICEELKARGLEEYVRENTGLVLDAYFSGTKVKWILDNVEGAREKAMNGELLFGTIDTWLVWKMTNGEVHVTDPTNASRTMLYNIRELKWDERMLDELGIPMSMLPEVKPSSEIYGYTTRGGGARIPIAGIAGDQQSALFGQLCFEKGMAKNTYGTGCFMLMNTGTEPVRSSNGLLTTVAIGPKGEVNYALEGAVFMGGATIQWLRDELKIIHDARDTDYFASKVGDTNGVYLVPAFVGLGAPYWDPYARGTMVGLTRGANRNHIIRAALESIAYQSRDVLDAMQQDSGIKLASLKVDGGAVANDFLMQFQADMMHTPVVRPTRIETTAMGAAFLAGLAVGFWKSSEELEDKFSVDREFIPQMDRDDRAKRYNGWKKAVERSRRWAEED
- a CDS encoding LysR family transcriptional regulator produces the protein MKTHSDELTLFVAVVEAGSFRQAAENLGMDNSVVSRGIKRLEEKLATVLLNRTTRRVSLTEEGSWFYQRAVRILTEMSEAEGHLLMRREQPEGVLRVDAATPFILHRLVPLIGEFRRRYPGIELQLHSSEGFINLMERRVDMAIRIGELTDSSLRALPLGRSRLRLLASPAYLAARGTPRQPADLLAGHELLGFLHPDHLNHWPLLSSEQGDRFAITPTLRASSGETLRQLALADQGIVCLSDFMTGPDRASGALVEVLARSNSGASRPIHAVFYSDAQRDIRLRVWLDFLKERLGANEL
- a CDS encoding MIP/aquaporin family protein, with amino-acid sequence MSIQRPNTLLGECIAEFIGTGLLIFFGVGCVAAMVLAGANFGQWEISITWGLGVAIAIYVTGGISGAHLNPAVTLALMTFAGFDKRKVVPFIIAQIAGAFASAALVYFLYDNLFTQWELTHNVVRGSVESLGTAGIFSTYPNALLSNMQAFAVELVITAVLMLGIMALGDNNNGAPKGFAAALLIGILIAVIGASLGPLTGFAMNPARDFGPKLFAFFAGWGDVALTGGRDNPYFWVPILGPIVGAQIGTALYVKVLAPCVPGNRVAAAEEAAKLSNKEEAAA